From Limnochordia bacterium, one genomic window encodes:
- the lpxC gene encoding UDP-3-O-acyl-N-acetylglucosamine deacetylase: MSSLQTTIGREISYTGTGIHTGQSTTITIKPAGPNTGYILCRVDLPGQPLIQAVVDNVMETNRCTTLGGEGVYVKTVEHLLAALQASGIDNAQIDIDGEEVPIADGSAALFCELIESAGTIVYNEPGRRFTLEKPCWVSSGDSHMVALPYPELRISYSFVSDHPVVGNQFMEYTLGKGSFRSEIAPARTVGFAHEIAKMQEAGLAMGGSLNVAVVVGEDRYVNELRFSNEIVRHKVLDIIGDMSLLGQVSAHIIAIKSGHRLNISLAKQMRSNLCLA; this comes from the coding sequence ATGTCCTCCCTGCAAACAACGATTGGTAGGGAAATATCGTATACCGGAACAGGTATACATACAGGCCAATCGACAACTATTACGATTAAACCAGCAGGACCAAATACCGGATATATATTATGTCGAGTTGATTTACCGGGTCAGCCCCTGATCCAGGCGGTTGTTGACAATGTGATGGAAACCAACAGATGCACCACCCTCGGTGGGGAGGGGGTTTATGTAAAGACCGTAGAACACTTGCTTGCGGCTTTGCAAGCCTCTGGGATCGATAATGCCCAGATTGATATAGATGGGGAAGAAGTACCCATCGCAGATGGTTCTGCTGCCCTTTTTTGTGAATTGATTGAATCTGCTGGGACAATCGTCTATAATGAACCGGGTCGACGTTTTACGCTGGAAAAACCTTGTTGGGTATCCAGCGGAGATTCCCATATGGTTGCCCTGCCCTATCCGGAATTGCGAATCAGTTACTCCTTTGTTTCCGACCACCCGGTAGTGGGTAACCAATTCATGGAGTACACCTTGGGGAAAGGCAGTTTTCGTAGTGAGATAGCTCCGGCACGAACCGTTGGATTCGCTCACGAAATTGCGAAAATGCAAGAGGCGGGGTTGGCCATGGGTGGTAGTTTGAATGTGGCAGTGGTTGTGGGCGAAGACCGTTATGTGAATGAATTACGGTTTTCTAATGAGATCGTGCGGCATAAGGTTTTGGATATTATTGGCGATATGAGTCTGTTAGGTCAGGTCTCCGCCCATATTATTGCGATCAAATCCGGACATCGGTTGAATATCTCTCTTGCTAAGCAAATGCGCAGCAACTTGTGTTTAGCATAG
- the lpxA gene encoding acyl-ACP--UDP-N-acetylglucosamine O-acyltransferase → MEEQARQVKSGNVVHIHRKIHQTAIVSPRAVLGKNVEIGPYAIVGDNVEIGDNTIIGPHCVIEGWTRIGANNRIYAGAVVGNEPQDLKYKGEKSYLFIGDGNIIREYATISVGTQDGGGETRLGNHNLIMSYVHVAHDCQIGNNVIISHGTGIGGHVIIEDSAVIGGLSGVHQFTKIGKMAMLGAHSMVTMDVPPFFMVDGNPAKVYGINIVGLRRNGIIPEVRAQIKHAFKILYRSNLNVTQAIEQMEQELTGVPEIDHLLRFLRGSQRGICG, encoded by the coding sequence GTGGAAGAACAAGCTAGGCAAGTAAAAAGTGGTAATGTGGTACACATTCATCGGAAGATACATCAAACTGCGATTGTGTCCCCCAGAGCTGTACTAGGCAAGAATGTAGAGATCGGACCCTATGCTATCGTAGGCGATAATGTTGAGATTGGCGATAATACGATCATTGGTCCCCATTGTGTGATTGAAGGGTGGACAAGAATCGGAGCCAACAACCGCATTTATGCCGGTGCAGTGGTCGGAAATGAGCCCCAGGATCTAAAATACAAAGGGGAGAAAAGCTATCTGTTCATCGGTGACGGAAATATCATACGGGAATATGCGACTATTAGTGTGGGTACTCAAGATGGCGGTGGTGAGACCCGCCTAGGTAACCATAATTTGATTATGTCCTATGTCCATGTGGCCCATGACTGTCAAATTGGCAATAACGTGATCATTTCCCACGGAACGGGTATTGGTGGTCATGTTATAATAGAGGACTCCGCTGTAATTGGTGGGCTTTCGGGAGTACATCAGTTTACGAAGATTGGAAAAATGGCTATGCTTGGAGCCCATAGTATGGTTACCATGGATGTTCCTCCTTTTTTCATGGTGGATGGGAATCCGGCGAAGGTCTATGGAATAAACATTGTGGGACTGCGCAGGAATGGTATTATTCCTGAAGTGCGCGCTCAGATTAAGCATGCCTTTAAGATATTGTATCGTTCTAATCTGAATGTAACCCAAGCGATTGAACAGATGGAGCAGGAGCTGACTGGCGTTCCAGAGATCGATCACTTGCTTCGGTTCTTGCGGGGCAGCCAGCGGGGTATCTGCGGTTAG
- the fabZ gene encoding 3-hydroxyacyl-ACP dehydratase FabZ — MDKIPHRYPFLLVDRIVELEPGRRAKALKNVTMNEAHFQGHYPGNPIMPGVLILEAMAQAAGVVVLPEDANVVPLFAGVDKAKFRRVVGPGDQLILEVEVLQARRKVAKIQGKAYVDGDLAAEAELLFMMASEE, encoded by the coding sequence ATGGACAAGATACCCCATCGTTACCCTTTTTTGTTGGTAGATCGCATTGTGGAACTAGAGCCGGGCCGAAGAGCGAAGGCACTGAAGAATGTGACCATGAATGAGGCCCATTTTCAAGGCCATTATCCTGGTAATCCAATCATGCCTGGGGTATTGATCTTAGAGGCTATGGCTCAAGCCGCAGGCGTAGTGGTATTGCCTGAAGACGCCAATGTTGTACCGCTTTTCGCCGGTGTGGACAAAGCTAAGTTCCGTAGAGTGGTGGGGCCTGGTGATCAGTTAATCTTGGAAGTCGAAGTACTGCAGGCCCGTAGAAAAGTGGCCAAGATCCAAGGGAAAGCTTATGTGGATGGCGACTTGGCCGCGGAGGCAGAGCTGCTTTTCATGATGGCTTCTGAAGAATAA
- a CDS encoding amino acid ABC transporter ATP-binding protein has protein sequence MIDLIKHYGKITALDGFMLDVEEGETVVIMGPSGCGKSTSVRCINRLVEPDHGRILLQEQSVLDMNRRDLLALRKKIGYVFQGFNLIGRFNVLENVMFGLVMDGKDEKLARDRAMLALSRVGMDESWQQKPAELSGGQQQRVGIARALAMEPQLMLWDEPTASLDPILVREVLDVMEELIATSNTTMIIVTHEVSFARRVADRIVLMDKGRVVETGTPDRIFEEPQSDIGRKYKRLLVS, from the coding sequence ATGATTGATTTGATCAAACACTATGGGAAAATCACGGCCCTGGATGGATTTATGCTAGATGTTGAAGAGGGGGAAACCGTCGTTATTATGGGGCCCAGTGGTTGCGGGAAATCCACCTCTGTTCGGTGCATAAACCGTCTTGTGGAGCCGGATCACGGGCGCATATTACTGCAGGAACAGTCAGTACTAGATATGAACCGCAGGGATCTTTTGGCTTTGCGGAAGAAAATAGGTTACGTCTTCCAAGGTTTCAATTTGATCGGTCGCTTTAACGTTTTGGAAAACGTCATGTTTGGCCTTGTTATGGACGGAAAAGATGAAAAATTAGCTAGGGACCGGGCCATGCTTGCCCTGAGTAGAGTGGGCATGGATGAGTCCTGGCAGCAGAAGCCAGCAGAGCTCAGCGGTGGTCAACAGCAGAGGGTTGGGATTGCTAGAGCCCTAGCCATGGAACCACAACTTATGTTGTGGGACGAACCAACCGCATCCTTGGATCCCATATTGGTGCGCGAGGTTCTTGACGTAATGGAGGAGCTAATCGCGACAAGTAACACTACTATGATCATTGTCACCCATGAAGTGTCCTTTGCACGCCGGGTAGCAGATCGGATCGTCCTCATGGACAAGGGGAGGGTTGTGGAGACTGGTACCCCCGATCGGATCTTTGAAGAACCCCAGTCGGATATCGGCAGGAAGTACAAGCGTTTGCTGGTTTCATAA